A stretch of DNA from Cannabis sativa cultivar Pink pepper isolate KNU-18-1 chromosome X, ASM2916894v1, whole genome shotgun sequence:
aactaattataaaacaatatatttaaaaaaaagttatttaaaaaaaagtactATTTAACATCTAATTTTGTAACTTATTTAATATGTACTTTTGAGTTGATatttatgataaaaaaatatcagtaaaataaaatacttttataTAACAATTGCAAATATGCCTATTATTGACTGAGCAGGCAAGTTCTGTTCCTCTCTCTGAAAAAAAGTTATCCATCATCACTATTCCACACCACCAATGTTTTACCCACTCTCGTAACCTTTAACCCTCAATTCACGCGCTTTTCTGCCAACAATTTCACGGCGTTGACATTCATACAAAGCGAAAGCGCGTGGATCACTAAATCATGTTCCCCacgaaaaagaaaatataaaatttcattcTATCTGGATGGTTCAGATTCTTTCTCCACCGTCCGATTGATTAAATATCTTACTCTTCCAAAATTAAGTCTGCAGATTCTAACAATCGTCACCGACACCTTCTTCTACGTCTCTCTATTTTCTAGGTTCCGAGAAAATACGAAAGAAAACAAAATCCATGATTATATTTTGAaaccattttaaattaattttaaaatgtggATGAAGGTGGTAGATGAGTTAGTACGATGAATGACTCATTTCAGCTAACTTAATtctttatttccttttaaacCAATTTAATAGTCGAATTAGAAGAATTCAAATGACTTTTTCTCTATTGTTTTTTTCTCACTTACCAAACAGAATGATtcggtgaaaaaaaaaaaaacagttatcGTCAAAACCGTACTTACCGCGTCCCAAACTCAAGTttcttttaaatataatttaatttacaataaacaaaaaaactaTGTAATAATGGAAAAACGTAATTACAATTTCCCGTTTTGAAATCATCAATCGACTCTTAGCCGGACGACAACGACGTCGTTTTCGAAAACGATGACTTGGTTGAATTTGCGCAAAACTTAGAACTCTGAGACTGCATTTTACCCAAAACGAAATGGCCCAAAGAATCGATTTTCTCAACCAAATTCTCATCGCAGAGAAACTCTTCACTGAAAACCTTTTCTACCTGTCTCTCAAAATCATGAACAAACACATGGGTTTTCGCTGCACCGTCTGTTTTACTCCTGGCCAGAATTCCGGCAGTGAATATTGCCGACATCCGGCCAGGTGCCGCCGGGAAATAGCCTCTTGGTCCATCAACGAGAATAACATCCCATGGTACTTGGTATATGTGGTTGGGCAAATCGTTAATACCCAGTTTACAATCTGAGAAGAGAAGGTTCTGAACAGGGCGGCACTCATCACGGACCTGAGATTTCGCCGCCGCTAGTAGGGTCGACGAGTCCTTGACCTTAGTGGTGTATTGAACGTCGTAGGCTTCGATTCCCGGGTGAGACTGTTCGAATTTCGAGACTAGAAACTCGCTCTCGTCGAGGAGGACAGTACGGCCGTTGTGGTTCAGGGCTTGCCAGAGAAGTGATTCGTGGGTTAGACCGAAGACGAGAAAGTTGCAGCCGGAGGGTGTTCCGCCACAGTGGCGTAGTGCGGTTGCTACGGCGTTAATCTCGGCGGAAGTCATGGCTGGTCCGAAGCCAGatgtgttggacatggcagcgTAGTGAAGTAAGGCGTCGGCGACGGAACGTGGGAGAGGGGCAGTGGAATCGAGGCCGGGGAAGGAGGAAGATGAGGCGTGGTTGCGGAGTGCAGCACCGGTGGGGATGGTGGAATTGAAAAGGGTTATAGTGAATGCTAAAGTGAAGAAGGTTACGAAGAAGATGAGCCAGAGTCGGTGGGAACCGGCGGTAGGGGTTTGCTTGGCATGGATGGAAGGGTGGAGTAGTATGAGCTTGGTGTTGTTGGCATTGGTCTTCATTTTTGGTTAGactgagagaaagagagaaagagaaaggaaGAGATAGCGCCTGTAGAAGGAGGTGCttaaagttttatgaagaaTTGAATTGAATTGTTTAAAGTTGGAAGAGAGAGAGTCCCCCAACTCTGATGTTTCTCTTTCtccctttttttaattttatttttttatataaatattataaatgggAGGGATTTTGCTTTTATTTACTTCAATTTTGTTAGTAAATTAATGTAACCGaaatttaattatactaatagcaTAATAGCAGTATAACACCGAAAAAGATATTAAgtattagtaatattttttaacatttctcattttttataATGAGTGTCATTGGTTAACAACATTCTTtagagacttttttttttatttttacactttaaaatatatattttttatatttttacagaattttacatagaaacttATATTGTAACTAACGAAGCTACTTAAATCGCAACTAAAATCGTATAGGAATCTACATCGAAATcactttaaaaattcaaactgtaaatttaaaaaaaataaataaaaaaaaattatataaggtAATTCATctattcttttaaaattatttttttaagccatatgtgacttaatatttaattacattaatatcgATATGATTGCGAGGATGATAATAATGTTTTTGAGTAATGGTGCATATTCATTTCCCATCTCTTTAGTCATTTTGGTAATTCTAGGATAGTATTAGCTATAAGAATTTTATACATCATCGCTAATCACTTTAAGGGTTAGCAGAGGACAGCGTGTTTTAATCCAGAGGCTAAAGAGAGTTTCAAACTTTTGACTCATATAAAAAAAGATACTAATAAAATCAAGCCCTATCACTACACTTAGTTTTATTTACTTTAAGAGTTGAAGGTTCAAGATGTTCGATATTTGATATGTTAGCGTcatttatatattgtttttgATTTTGTTTGTTTAATATGTATGTTGTATTGTCGTTGGTGTGGCTTCACTCATTTGATGTTAATATGGTAAAAGGAAACGGTTAAGGAGAAAATTAAGATGGGCAACCGTAGGGCCCCGCCGATTGAAAGAGACAGAGAAATTACGGAGGATATTAGTGGAAGTTGGACACGAATGCTATTGATAATAGGTAGGTGGAAGTGATGCCTTACACTTTGAGGGGCCCATTGGGCCTCTGCTAACTTAATGTTCCTGTGGGAATTTGTGCCCACCACCCAATTGCCTCCATACGACGTCGTCTCttctgttttatttattttatttttttggggcGATTGAAGAACGTCGTCTCTAGAGTTTATATAGTATGTTTTGAATGTTATGAGGTAAAACAAATTGACATATCAAGAGTAAGAATAGGCGTGGACCACGTGTTGTCTTGTGTAGTTGTAGTGGTAGAAAAGTTTTATTGACCTTCTCCTTTGTTGAGTTCGACTCTGACCCAACCCCGATTATGTTTGGCCTTTAAAGACCGACTTATAATGAATTATCTTTGAGATATGAACCTTCGTGAGATAGTACATGGCCCTAGAATTGTCATAAGACCGAAAGGTAGAGACAAAATCTGCAACAcgtgatcttttttttttttttttcagtaaaaGAGAAAAAGACTAAGCAAAGAAATTTTACAAATCTCTCTTATTAGACGAGAATGCCTTGCCTAAACACAGAATGGacataaaataagataattttttatCCGCAAATACCAAACTGAGTGACGGTGGATGAAACTATCCTCTTTGATAGGGttctatataattttatttattttgtgttagTATCATACatcaattaaatattacacgtgatattatttttacaataataaactttatatatatttagaattaataaaataaataaaaataaaaattaatgaaagtaaaaattcagtattttaaCATAATTAGTGTATGAtgtaatataaaaattttatactaaaaaaaattactaattaatgtattttaaagaatagattaaaaaagtaccatcctataaatatatatttatatatatatgaagaaaTTATTTAAGCTTTGGAGTTCTTCAACTTCAAGCTCTAGGCAGTGAGTATTAATGAGGCAGTTAATTAGTAGCACTAGCTAATATTGTACCCATTTTGGTTACAAAAAAATGAGCCTAAAATGAACAATATAGTTTGTGTGTCGGTAATgaagattttataaattaacCAATTTAAAGGAATGAGAGACCTCACTTTGGTATTTTGATATAGATTTCAGTTTTATATTCTATTTTGGTATTGTCATTTCAGTATtggtttttctgaaaaaaagaaattaaactaAAGTAGAATGTTtctatttgaaatatttttttggtatattAATAAAATGTATTTGAGGATGAAAAGAAAGTGGAGTATGTCAATGAATCCATGAATATCTATTCCGCATTCAACGGTTATActttaaagtatttttttttgttggttcTTATGTGTAATAATATTTATGTAATTAagttgaaattagtaaataactTTTTGGTTTGTATGATTGACTCAAACATGTAATTCTAGCAATAATATGCATATAGATAAAGTTTCAATTTTGATCCAATATTTTTGGACCTAGTTTTTGCTTTAGTAGAAAATGTTGTTGAACATCTAATACTACTGCTTAAAAAGTAAATTAGACTTGGCCTAATTAATTGACTAGCCGATGTgatgtttttataattaaaatagttgtTGATATGTTTTGATATTTGAATgaacttttcaaaaaaataaatgaactttATCAATGCAAATGTCATATTTATTGATACATAGGTTTTGTCCTAGTTTTAGAGGAAATTTGGTGAACCACTTTGGTTAAGCTAACATTACTCTAAGAGTTGGTTATCATTAAAAGAAATGGTTGGTTAATTTAATGTAATTTGATGTTTGGTTTGGATAGAAAAAACATTAATAAGCAATTTATGAAAGGAATATATAGTAATTTAGTAGATGTATTATGTCTTAATGTCAAATGTTTAGTTAATGAAATAATATTTGTGACCCATTCAAATTACAAACACAATTTACACATATTATTACATTACCAAttttatattacatattataatctGTAACATACTTGGAGaggtttttattttacattattagTGATGTAATAATGTGTAAATTTACTGGTCCTTGGATCCAACCCTCGacctcagacccagacccgtaTTTGGACCTCAAACTCTAGATTTAGACCTTGAGCCCGACCCGATCGTCCCACTTTTTTTCATCTCAATTTCTCATTCctcactaaaataaaaaataaaaataaaatttacaaactttatttttatttttgaaatcaaaaaacaaaaacaattatAAAGTACATTTTACTTTTTGAAGACAAAAATTTAactttcatttttataatttaaaaatattactaaacgtactttaaatttatttatttattcaaactAAAAATACAGTTGCAAAATGTATAGACTATATGATAAaatctttcaaaattttgtgCCATATTTTGTTTCgttttgttattttatgaaagaaataatatttatattaatcaaaactaaaccAATTTATAACTTAGCAAGGAACACCTCAATCAAGATTAATTGCAACTCCCTTACATCTTAAGCACCAATTTATCAAAATTTGATAATTTCCTTTCCGGTACAAAATTCAATTTAACTTTTAAACTCTCTTTAATGATTCGATCTATACACTTCAATGCCAAGTATTTCCTCTCAAAAATGCAGAAATTGCGATTTAACCTAATGTCATATATAGTTTCTACTAATAttgttagactatatatatagtgtatataatatagcatatacaatgatatgaaatgcggaaaataaactgtaatcatatcaataatatatgcaatgaaagtatcgatgtacctccagccattgatctttgagcttcaatccctgcgatagcttcggtattggagttcgggcttcctcgctctcacaactctctttagatggaatttgctgaatggattcagaatgagtgaggagctcggggaccgagaccctatatttataggtgagatactccattagtatctgcgccacattaattgtcagaatattttgacaattaattcaggaaatcaaatcaggtaatgaatatagaaatctgaccatatatagaatattacataattgatttcgtccagatttaatgaatataaaatattcatttatcagaaaatcaattatttatttatttccttaaatagaaaatcatttccttaattagaaaataatttccataaataaaaatattctaatattctcccacttggtcagcatttaaactaaaatattcaaacccaacgttcctcattatataataaacatacgaatcatagcgacatgtcctcattatgaatcgagtattatcttccatgtattacaatacatttactatataacaatgtactttatgtggcaatgtacttaagtgaataaaccctaaaccttatgtttattcaggtcctctgaaatttttctcaaatgtaaaattaagatgcgcataaatatgagaaaaatcaaaataagagtttcattaataataaatttatttgtacaaattacataagggaacctagtcccatgttctctacatgatccttgaatttatgaggtggcaagccttttgtcataggatcggcaatcatcaattcagtgctaatgtgttgaatgaccactttattttccttaacacgttctctaatagctaagtacttaatgtcgatgtgcttgcttcgacttccacttttgttgttcttagccatgaaaacaacagctgaattgtcacagaacatcttcagcggccttgcaatggaatcaaccactctaaggcctgaaatgaaactctttagccatacaccatgtgatgtagcctcaaaacaagaaacgaactcagcctccatagtagaagtagttcaaagtttgtttgttactcctccagACACGGCTCCACCAAGCAAACATAAACACGTGaccagatgtagatttacgtgaatcaagaCAACCGGCGAAATCCGAGTCcgagtagccaactacttctagattgtcggttcgtttgaacatcagatttgtaatccttagtaccacgaagatacctcataactttctttgcagctttccagtggtctatccccgggttactctgaaatcttccgaacattccgacagaataagtaatgtcgggtcttgtgcacacctgagcatacattaggctttcgacagca
This window harbors:
- the LOC115703117 gene encoding protein IRX15-LIKE; the protein is MKTNANNTKLILLHPSIHAKQTPTAGSHRLWLIFFVTFFTLAFTITLFNSTIPTGAALRNHASSSSFPGLDSTAPLPRSVADALLHYAAMSNTSGFGPAMTSAEINAVATALRHCGGTPSGCNFLVFGLTHESLLWQALNHNGRTVLLDESEFLVSKFEQSHPGIEAYDVQYTTKVKDSSTLLAAAKSQVRDECRPVQNLLFSDCKLGINDLPNHIYQVPWDVILVDGPRGYFPAAPGRMSAIFTAGILARSKTDGAAKTHVFVHDFERQVEKVFSEEFLCDENLVEKIDSLGHFVLGKMQSQSSKFCANSTKSSFSKTTSLSSG